A window of Marinobacter salarius contains these coding sequences:
- a CDS encoding methyl-accepting chemotaxis protein: MVSTSDEIASNTSDTDESARQAAELAGTGQETVSTAVKSVSRLAEQVEAGSKRIQRLEQESGEIGNVLDVIQAIAEQTNLLALNAAIEAARAGDAGRGFSVVADEVRGLAKRVQDSTVDIERIVSNLQSGAAGAVVDMSKAKQMASEASEEAGKSGAALSEIMAAVNRIVDMTTQVASATEQQRATAAEMTQNVEASSSAIDKLTDDIAHVNQSSNSLAEMAEDLNGLVRRFKTSN; the protein is encoded by the coding sequence ATGGTCTCCACCTCCGACGAAATCGCGTCCAACACCAGTGACACGGATGAATCCGCACGCCAGGCCGCCGAGCTGGCAGGAACCGGCCAGGAAACGGTGTCGACCGCGGTTAAATCCGTTTCCCGACTCGCAGAACAGGTCGAGGCAGGGTCAAAGCGCATCCAACGGCTTGAGCAGGAATCCGGTGAGATCGGTAACGTACTGGACGTTATTCAGGCTATCGCAGAACAAACCAACCTCCTCGCCCTCAATGCCGCCATCGAAGCAGCACGTGCGGGAGACGCAGGCCGTGGGTTTTCGGTGGTTGCTGATGAGGTCCGGGGGCTTGCCAAGCGGGTTCAGGATTCAACGGTCGATATCGAGCGAATCGTCTCGAATCTGCAAAGCGGTGCCGCCGGCGCGGTGGTTGATATGAGCAAGGCCAAACAGATGGCCTCTGAAGCCAGTGAAGAAGCCGGCAAGTCTGGCGCTGCTCTGTCAGAAATTATGGCGGCCGTAAACCGGATTGTGGATATGACAACGCAGGTTGCAAGTGCCACTGAGCAACAGCGGGCGACCGCTGCTGAGATGACTCAGAACGTGGAGGCCAGTAGTAGTGCCATCGACAAGCTCACCGACGATATTGCCCACGTTAACCAATCCAGCAATTCCCTGGCGGAGATGGCGGAAGACCTTAACGGCCTGGTGCGTCGCTTTAAAACGTCAAACTAG